A single region of the Sulfurospirillum arsenophilum NBRC 109478 genome encodes:
- a CDS encoding SDR family NAD(P)-dependent oxidoreductase: MKTVLITGCSSGIGYTCAKGLSKLGYSVFATCRNDADVMRLQSEGLNAFKLDLCDSGSLHVALAWMLSQTGGRIDVLFNNAAFGQPGAVEDLKRDVLREQFETNVFGTQELTNLVLPYMRKQESGRIIYNSSILGFVAMSYRGAYNASKFAIEGLADTLRLELHGSGVDVVLIEPGPIRSNFRKNALAKFLANVDSDRSAHREIYAKTLERLQKSGDGAFTLGAEAVLEVLVQAIEARKPKFRYPVTFPTKLFVWLKRLLPTSWMDAIARKAGD; encoded by the coding sequence ATGAAAACAGTTTTAATCACGGGCTGTTCTTCGGGCATTGGTTATACTTGTGCCAAAGGGCTTTCAAAACTGGGCTATAGTGTTTTTGCCACCTGTCGCAATGATGCAGATGTTATGCGCTTGCAAAGTGAAGGGTTGAATGCTTTTAAGCTCGATTTGTGCGACTCTGGCAGTTTACATGTAGCGCTTGCATGGATGCTTTCTCAAACGGGTGGTCGCATTGATGTTCTCTTTAACAACGCCGCTTTTGGGCAACCCGGAGCCGTGGAAGACCTTAAACGTGATGTGCTTCGTGAGCAGTTTGAAACCAATGTCTTTGGCACACAAGAGCTTACAAACCTCGTACTCCCTTATATGCGCAAACAAGAAAGTGGACGCATCATTTATAACAGCTCTATTTTGGGTTTTGTGGCGATGAGTTACCGAGGGGCGTACAACGCTTCCAAATTTGCGATTGAAGGACTTGCTGATACGTTGCGTTTGGAACTTCATGGAAGTGGCGTAGACGTTGTCCTCATTGAACCAGGTCCTATCCGGAGCAATTTTCGTAAAAATGCCCTTGCCAAATTTTTAGCCAATGTTGACTCTGATCGTTCAGCGCATCGTGAAATTTATGCTAAAACATTAGAGCGACTTCAAAAAAGTGGTGATGGTGCTTTTACATTGGGGGCTGAGGCAGTTTTGGAAGTTTTAGTTCAAGCGATTGAGGCTAGGAAACCGAAATTTCGTTATCCTGTAACGTTCCCCACCAAGCTCTTTGTGTGGCTCAAACGTCTTTTACCAACCTCTTGGATGGATGCTATAGCGCGTAAAGCAGGGGATTAG
- a CDS encoding ArsR/SmtB family transcription factor — MDIKEAAKVMKALSHPNRLEIYLGIVKGEQSDFQANECCVTDIIDKLKIGAPTVSHHLKELTNAGLIVTERQGKFLIARPILSTWEEVKKLLPN, encoded by the coding sequence ATGGATATTAAAGAAGCTGCAAAAGTGATGAAAGCACTCTCTCATCCTAATCGACTCGAGATTTATCTCGGTATTGTAAAAGGGGAGCAAAGTGATTTTCAAGCTAATGAATGTTGTGTGACTGACATCATTGATAAACTTAAAATTGGCGCACCTACCGTTTCACATCATCTTAAAGAGTTGACAAATGCAGGACTTATCGTAACAGAGAGACAAGGTAAGTTTTTGATTGCAAGACCTATCCTTTCCACATGGGAAGAAGTCAAAAAACTCTTGCCTAACTAA
- the mltA gene encoding murein transglycosylase A, producing the protein MRQSILFLVCLMILVSGCSLKTTSPSSQDEAFVTSIKEQNERFESLSQNENFDELLSLFRQNCAAPLSKKVYANVCEQALHVNDAKAFFKNSFELKKIQPNEQRSMLTGYYEPLLHGSMKKSARFKYPVYAKPKDLLMIVGENDKKMRGRSVKGKMMPYYTREEISKRKLNAEVLCYVDDKIDLFFMEVQGSGRVELEDGKVIFIGYADANGHQYKSLGREMMNRGIFASVEEISLQSIRAWLVAHPTQIDALLNTNPSYVFFRRMDQKATGSLGLVLTPERSVAVDRSFIPLGSLLAVKSHSANYSVDKFVFAQDTGGAIKGPNRADMFMGYGERAQWIAGELKAPLEVWIMQPKF; encoded by the coding sequence ATGCGACAGAGTATACTTTTTTTAGTGTGTTTAATGATTTTGGTGAGCGGTTGTAGCTTAAAAACGACCTCTCCTTCCTCTCAAGATGAAGCCTTTGTAACCTCGATTAAAGAGCAAAACGAACGTTTTGAGTCTCTCAGTCAAAATGAAAATTTTGATGAACTGCTTTCTTTGTTTCGTCAAAATTGCGCGGCACCTTTAAGCAAAAAAGTCTATGCCAATGTCTGCGAACAAGCTTTACATGTAAACGATGCCAAAGCTTTTTTCAAAAACTCTTTTGAACTTAAAAAAATCCAACCCAATGAACAACGCTCGATGTTGACAGGTTACTATGAGCCGCTACTTCATGGAAGTATGAAAAAGAGTGCGCGTTTCAAATACCCAGTATATGCCAAACCCAAAGACCTTCTCATGATCGTGGGCGAGAATGACAAGAAGATGCGTGGACGTTCCGTAAAAGGCAAGATGATGCCTTACTATACACGCGAAGAGATCAGCAAACGCAAGCTCAATGCAGAAGTTCTCTGTTATGTAGACGATAAAATAGACCTTTTCTTTATGGAAGTGCAAGGCTCGGGAAGGGTTGAGTTGGAAGACGGTAAAGTCATTTTTATAGGTTATGCCGATGCTAACGGGCATCAGTACAAATCTTTAGGTCGCGAGATGATGAACCGTGGCATTTTCGCCAGTGTCGAAGAGATTTCATTGCAGAGTATCAGAGCATGGCTTGTAGCGCATCCAACGCAAATAGACGCACTGCTTAACACCAATCCAAGCTATGTCTTCTTCCGCAGAATGGATCAAAAAGCAACAGGAAGTTTGGGGCTTGTGTTGACACCTGAGCGTTCCGTTGCGGTCGATCGCAGTTTTATTCCACTAGGTTCACTCTTAGCGGTTAAGAGCCATTCGGCAAATTACAGTGTCGATAAATTTGTTTTTGCTCAAGATACGGGTGGTGCGATCAAAGGGCCAAATAGGGCTGATATGTTTATGGGGTATGGCGAGCGAGCGCAGTGGATAGCAGGTGAGCTTAAAGCGCCGCTTGAAGTGTGGATTATGCAACCCAAATTTTAA
- a CDS encoding amidohydrolase, which yields MSRVIELYDTLHAMPELGFEEFKTAEFLANALKKAGYTVTTGVGGTGVIGVYDSGVAGPTLALRADIDALGHFIDGKLCALHTCGHDAHASMVLAAAEEIIAQKLISKGKLKILFQPAEEPGTGALAVIKAGAIDDVDMILGLHLRPLSEVPMGKSTPALYHGASNRLKAIFHGVAAHGARPHLGVNAIDAAVAAITAVNAIHLNPSDSYSIKATKMIADAGVTNAIPDEATVIWDVRSELNDTMDLLLERAQSAISAGAATVGATAEINTYSYIPAAHYSKEAIDVLSKAIVDVYGEEGLAPEIKTVGGEDFHYYIKERPSIKAGYFGLGCDLTPGLHNPSMKFNKNAMEQGKEVLICATKRVLH from the coding sequence ATGTCACGAGTCATTGAGTTATACGATACATTACATGCCATGCCTGAACTTGGATTTGAAGAGTTTAAAACGGCAGAATTTTTAGCCAATGCCCTAAAAAAGGCTGGTTATACTGTAACTACAGGTGTGGGTGGTACGGGTGTCATTGGTGTGTACGATAGTGGCGTTGCAGGTCCAACTCTTGCCCTTCGAGCGGACATCGACGCACTGGGTCATTTTATCGATGGAAAACTTTGTGCCTTGCACACCTGTGGACACGATGCACATGCCTCAATGGTTCTTGCTGCTGCAGAAGAGATTATCGCTCAAAAACTCATCTCTAAAGGCAAACTCAAAATCCTTTTTCAACCGGCAGAAGAGCCTGGTACTGGTGCATTAGCGGTTATAAAAGCTGGAGCAATTGATGATGTGGATATGATCTTAGGGCTTCATTTGCGCCCTCTTTCAGAAGTACCGATGGGCAAATCAACCCCAGCACTCTACCATGGGGCATCCAATCGTCTCAAAGCCATCTTCCACGGTGTTGCCGCCCACGGCGCACGCCCTCATTTAGGGGTTAATGCTATTGATGCGGCTGTTGCTGCCATCACTGCGGTCAATGCCATTCACCTCAACCCATCAGACTCTTACAGCATCAAAGCGACCAAGATGATTGCCGATGCAGGTGTCACCAACGCGATCCCCGATGAAGCAACGGTCATTTGGGATGTAAGGTCTGAGCTCAACGACACAATGGATCTTTTACTTGAACGTGCCCAATCAGCTATTAGTGCAGGAGCAGCCACAGTAGGTGCAACAGCAGAGATTAATACCTACTCCTACATTCCTGCGGCACACTACTCTAAAGAGGCAATTGATGTACTGTCTAAAGCGATTGTTGATGTTTATGGCGAAGAAGGATTAGCTCCTGAGATTAAAACCGTGGGTGGAGAGGATTTTCACTACTACATCAAAGAGCGACCATCCATTAAAGCGGGGTATTTTGGCTTGGGGTGTGACCTCACTCCTGGGCTTCATAATCCTAGCATGAAGTTTAATAAAAATGCGATGGAACAAGGAAAAGAAGTTCTTATCTGCGCTACAAAACGCGTTTTACATTAG
- the rdgB gene encoding RdgB/HAM1 family non-canonical purine NTP pyrophosphatase codes for MRIILATSNQGKVKEFQSWINEYEVVAYSDIMEPFEIDETGSTFKENALIKARAVYEKLENKNDIVLSDDSGISVPVLGGEPGIYSARYAGVNANAKDNLNKLIQTLKDKGIAKTPAFYTAAIALVCKKGEFCVHGWMHGDAIAEARGNNGFGYDPMFIPCGYNQTLGELDESVKKAFSHRARALELAHIVINSLK; via the coding sequence TTGAGAATTATTTTAGCCACGTCCAATCAAGGTAAAGTTAAAGAGTTCCAGTCATGGATCAATGAGTATGAAGTGGTCGCTTACAGCGATATTATGGAGCCTTTTGAGATCGATGAGACAGGCTCGACGTTTAAAGAAAACGCTCTGATTAAAGCGCGCGCCGTGTATGAAAAACTAGAAAACAAAAACGACATCGTTTTAAGCGATGACAGTGGCATCAGCGTACCCGTTTTAGGCGGGGAGCCGGGCATTTACAGTGCGCGTTATGCAGGCGTTAATGCAAACGCAAAAGATAATTTGAACAAGCTTATTCAGACGCTTAAAGACAAAGGGATTGCAAAAACGCCCGCATTTTACACCGCAGCGATTGCACTTGTTTGCAAAAAAGGTGAATTTTGTGTGCATGGCTGGATGCACGGCGATGCCATTGCAGAAGCACGTGGAAACAATGGCTTTGGGTACGACCCGATGTTTATTCCATGTGGTTACAACCAGACACTGGGTGAACTGGATGAAAGTGTAAAAAAAGCCTTTTCACACCGAGCACGTGCGTTGGAGCTCGCGCACATCGTTATCAACAGTTTGAAATAA
- a CDS encoding MFS transporter, which translates to MFKTIFPLSLIISLRFLGLFIVLPVLSVYALHLEGSNEFLVGITIGGYAVTQMLLQIPFGIISDKIGRKITIFIGLVIFLAGSLVCAYSDTIYGLMIGRFLQGAAAIGAVGTAMISDMVKEEVRGKAMAIMGGCIAASFAISMMLGSVIGGYYGVDKLFFITAALSIFAMIVLYTKVPNPPKIVHHYGADETELKHILKDRNLMNMNITNMLQKGMMTLAFMVIPIIMVQEFGFAKKELWMVYLPAMICGVLAMGPSAILGEKKHLSKEMLMIGVSLFAISYVMMGYAHAAPWFIVGVVIFFIGFNMHEPLMQSMASKYAKVHQKGAALGVFNTFGYAGTFIGGVFGGYFLQHFGIKEIAWVIFITCILWLFLIAALKNPSHNKNIYLSYDSFDLTRVEHLHNVIGVLEWYRNESEQLLVVKYDSNVTNQETILAVIS; encoded by the coding sequence ATGTTCAAAACTATTTTTCCCCTTAGCCTTATTATTTCACTCCGTTTTTTAGGTCTCTTTATCGTCTTACCCGTCCTCTCCGTTTACGCGCTTCATCTGGAGGGCTCTAACGAATTTCTCGTGGGTATCACCATCGGTGGATATGCCGTTACACAGATGTTACTCCAAATCCCTTTTGGCATCATATCCGATAAAATTGGGCGTAAAATTACCATCTTTATTGGTCTGGTTATCTTTCTCGCAGGCTCACTCGTCTGTGCGTACAGTGACACCATTTATGGCTTGATGATCGGTCGTTTTTTACAAGGTGCTGCTGCCATTGGTGCTGTTGGTACTGCGATGATCAGCGATATGGTCAAAGAAGAGGTGCGCGGCAAAGCTATGGCGATCATGGGTGGTTGTATTGCGGCAAGTTTTGCTATTTCCATGATGTTAGGCTCTGTCATCGGCGGTTATTATGGTGTCGATAAACTCTTTTTCATTACCGCAGCACTTTCCATCTTTGCAATGATCGTACTCTACACCAAAGTGCCAAATCCTCCTAAAATCGTCCACCATTATGGTGCAGACGAGACGGAGCTCAAACACATTTTAAAAGACCGCAATCTCATGAACATGAACATCACCAACATGCTTCAAAAAGGGATGATGACGCTCGCGTTTATGGTCATTCCTATCATCATGGTTCAAGAGTTTGGGTTTGCCAAAAAAGAGCTTTGGATGGTCTATCTTCCAGCGATGATCTGTGGTGTACTTGCCATGGGACCTTCCGCTATTTTAGGTGAGAAAAAACACCTTTCCAAAGAGATGCTCATGATCGGTGTCTCCTTATTTGCCATCAGCTACGTTATGATGGGTTACGCTCACGCCGCTCCGTGGTTTATCGTGGGTGTGGTCATCTTCTTCATCGGCTTTAACATGCATGAACCACTTATGCAATCCATGGCGAGTAAATACGCGAAGGTTCACCAAAAAGGCGCAGCACTCGGTGTATTTAACACCTTTGGGTATGCTGGAACGTTTATTGGTGGTGTTTTTGGTGGTTATTTCTTACAACACTTTGGCATTAAAGAGATAGCATGGGTTATCTTCATTACCTGTATTCTCTGGCTCTTTTTGATCGCCGCGCTCAAAAATCCAAGTCATAACAAAAACATCTATCTTTCTTACGACAGCTTCGATCTCACACGGGTTGAACACTTACACAATGTTATAGGCGTTCTTGAATGGTATCGCAATGAAAGTGAGCAACTTTTGGTCGTCAAATACGACTCCAATGTCACTAACCAAGAGACGATTTTAGCGGTCATTTCCTAA
- a CDS encoding YqaA family protein produces MSYFSLFLTSFASATLLPGGSEALFVYLLSEHLSPILLLGVATLGNTLGAFANYILGKYATDFALRKNYMKEKHLQKASSLFEKYGAWSLLFSWLPIIGDPLTFVAGIVRYAWWKFVIIVGFAKLARYVFVYLGFLAIAS; encoded by the coding sequence GTGAGCTATTTCTCTCTCTTTTTAACCAGCTTCGCTTCTGCCACACTTTTACCCGGTGGAAGCGAAGCACTTTTTGTGTATCTTTTAAGCGAACATCTAAGCCCTATTCTACTTTTAGGTGTCGCCACACTGGGCAACACACTGGGTGCTTTTGCCAACTATATCCTTGGAAAATACGCCACAGATTTTGCACTACGTAAAAACTACATGAAAGAGAAACACCTCCAAAAAGCCTCGTCTCTTTTTGAAAAATACGGCGCATGGAGCCTGCTTTTTTCATGGCTTCCCATCATCGGCGACCCACTTACCTTTGTCGCTGGCATCGTACGTTATGCGTGGTGGAAGTTTGTCATTATCGTAGGTTTTGCCAAACTGGCTCGGTATGTTTTTGTTTATCTTGGTTTTTTAGCCATCGCATCGTAA
- a CDS encoding saccharopine dehydrogenase family protein, whose protein sequence is MATVLIIGAGGVSRVVTKKCAMNKEVFSHIVLASRTKSKCDQIANEIKESLHVNIETAAIDADNVDALVALIEKVKPALVMNIALPYQDLTIMDACIKTNVPYLDTANYEHPDLAKFEYKEQWARDKAFKDAGIMALLGSGFDPGVTNVFCAYAQQYLFDEINSIDILDCNAGDHGYAFATNFNPEINLREVSSKGRYWEEGKWIETEPVSVKMVWDYPEVGPKDSYLLYHEELESLVQNIKGLKRIRFFMTFGQSYLTHMKCLENVGMLRIDEVEVDGVKIVPIQLLKALLPDPASLGPRTVGFTNIGCVFEGFKDGKKRKIYIYNVCDHQACYRETGAQAVSYTTGVPAMIGAKMMLEGKWAGKGVFNMEQFDAKPFMDELNTQGLPWKIIEMKPDETYEIK, encoded by the coding sequence ATGGCAACAGTATTAATTATTGGCGCAGGTGGGGTGAGTCGTGTCGTCACCAAAAAATGTGCGATGAACAAAGAGGTATTTTCACACATCGTCTTGGCAAGTAGAACCAAATCAAAATGCGATCAAATCGCAAATGAGATCAAAGAATCTTTACATGTAAACATCGAAACGGCTGCAATTGATGCGGATAATGTCGATGCATTGGTGGCTTTGATCGAAAAAGTAAAACCCGCTTTAGTGATGAACATCGCTCTTCCGTACCAAGACTTAACGATTATGGATGCGTGCATTAAGACGAACGTTCCCTACCTCGATACCGCAAACTACGAACATCCAGACCTTGCAAAGTTTGAGTACAAAGAGCAATGGGCAAGAGATAAAGCGTTTAAAGATGCTGGCATTATGGCGCTTTTGGGCAGCGGATTTGACCCAGGTGTCACCAATGTTTTTTGTGCCTACGCACAACAATACCTCTTTGATGAGATCAACTCTATCGACATTTTAGACTGTAACGCAGGAGATCATGGTTATGCGTTTGCAACCAACTTTAATCCCGAGATCAACCTTAGAGAAGTCAGCTCCAAAGGGCGTTACTGGGAAGAGGGCAAGTGGATCGAAACAGAGCCAGTATCTGTAAAAATGGTGTGGGATTACCCAGAAGTAGGCCCTAAAGACAGTTATTTGCTATACCACGAAGAGCTAGAGTCCTTGGTTCAAAACATCAAAGGGCTTAAACGTATTCGCTTCTTTATGACCTTTGGTCAAAGCTACCTTACACATATGAAATGTTTGGAAAACGTCGGCATGCTTCGCATTGATGAAGTTGAGGTTGATGGCGTGAAAATCGTTCCGATTCAACTTCTAAAAGCGCTCCTTCCAGATCCTGCGAGTTTGGGACCTAGAACGGTTGGCTTTACCAACATCGGTTGTGTCTTTGAAGGATTCAAAGATGGCAAAAAACGCAAAATTTACATCTACAACGTATGCGATCACCAAGCGTGCTACCGTGAGACGGGCGCTCAAGCAGTCAGCTACACCACGGGTGTTCCTGCAATGATCGGTGCGAAGATGATGTTAGAGGGCAAATGGGCTGGTAAGGGTGTGTTCAATATGGAGCAATTCGATGCAAAACCATTTATGGACGAGTTAAACACACAAGGGCTTCCTTGGAAAATCATCGAAATGAAACCCGACGAGACTTACGAAATTAAATAA
- the nspC gene encoding carboxynorspermidine decarboxylase gives MLKISRIETVLEDIQTPAYVCEEVLLEQNLTLLKEVSERSGATILLALKGFAFKALAPLVDKYLSGCTCSGLHEAKFANEYFKGTIHTYSPAYKEEDIDEVIALSDHLIFNSFNQWEKYKSKAIGKTSCGLRLNPEVSSSPVDLYNPCGLYSRLGITKENMQYDQLKGIEGLHFHALCEQDANALEEVLKGFEKRFGDLIPRMKWVNFGGGHHITRDGYDVEKLIKIINDFRARYDGIKVYLEPGEAVGWQTGPLIASVLDIVHNGMDIAILDISAEAHMPDTLAMPYRAAIRGAGDVGEKPNLYRLGGPTCLAGDIMGDYSFDEPLKIGDKLIFEDMIHYTIVKNTTFNGVKLPDLAVLHRDGSYEVTSHFGYEEYKRRN, from the coding sequence ATGTTGAAAATAAGTCGTATTGAAACCGTACTTGAAGATATTCAAACACCAGCATACGTGTGTGAAGAGGTTCTTTTAGAGCAAAATTTAACTCTTTTAAAAGAGGTCAGTGAGCGCTCAGGTGCTACCATCTTACTTGCCCTTAAAGGCTTTGCCTTTAAAGCACTCGCTCCGCTTGTCGATAAATATCTCAGTGGTTGTACATGCAGTGGACTTCATGAAGCGAAATTTGCCAATGAATATTTTAAAGGCACGATTCACACCTACTCACCCGCGTATAAAGAAGAAGACATTGATGAAGTAATAGCTTTGAGCGATCATCTTATTTTTAATTCCTTTAATCAATGGGAAAAATATAAAAGTAAAGCGATTGGGAAAACCAGTTGTGGACTACGCCTTAACCCTGAAGTCTCTTCAAGCCCTGTGGATCTTTACAATCCGTGTGGATTATACAGTCGCTTGGGTATCACCAAAGAAAATATGCAGTACGATCAATTAAAAGGCATTGAAGGGCTTCATTTTCACGCGCTTTGCGAACAAGATGCAAACGCTTTGGAAGAGGTCTTAAAAGGGTTTGAAAAACGCTTTGGAGATTTGATTCCACGTATGAAGTGGGTGAATTTTGGAGGAGGGCATCATATCACGCGTGATGGGTATGATGTCGAAAAACTCATTAAAATTATTAACGATTTTAGAGCGCGATACGATGGCATTAAAGTCTATCTCGAACCGGGTGAAGCGGTGGGTTGGCAAACGGGACCACTCATTGCGAGTGTGCTTGACATCGTGCATAACGGTATGGACATTGCCATTTTGGACATCTCCGCTGAAGCACATATGCCGGACACGCTTGCAATGCCGTATCGCGCTGCCATTAGGGGTGCTGGTGATGTGGGTGAAAAGCCAAATCTTTACCGATTAGGTGGACCTACCTGTTTAGCCGGTGACATCATGGGCGATTACAGTTTTGATGAGCCTTTGAAGATTGGTGATAAGCTTATTTTTGAAGACATGATTCACTATACCATCGTTAAAAACACCACGTTTAACGGCGTTAAATTACCAGATCTTGCCGTTTTGCATCGTGATGGAAGCTATGAAGTGACCAGCCATTTTGGGTATGAAGAGTACAAACGACGCAATTAA
- a CDS encoding methyl-accepting chemotaxis protein encodes MPALSIKIKALIVFMVSIAVVASISLGVIIYKSYQLGQTQMKDEGELILDINKNELKAFTIMAEKAIGAFYEASSSEANIAQKIKADAMILKKTLDDIYTNNKDKLSKDELRTMLLALINGYRYNNDVGYFYAYNLEGINVVHPINKALVGKNLIDMKDKEGNFVIKDLLKAAKEGTGVTKFIWPHPVTKQDEPKLSYNFYYEPLDIVIGTGDYASSIKEHFQNEAIKILNKLRYTDDEEGYFYAIKKSNNGNYEYAFHALKPERKGKEVKLTDTDPMGRLFRKELVEGALKNLKEGTFFIYNAEHPITKKDAPKIAYAKYFKEWDWTIISGTYIDNIEEHTAKQGQKISANINSMLFETVIAGFIVALIAIIAIYFLITNLIAKPLLNLQATAHNLAEGDGDLTKQLEIKNQDEIGGASNEINNFIEKVRATIALAKETSSENASIAHELSTTTLQVGKRVEDSTTIIHQTSTMSNAIKQEISTSVTKAKESKEEIIKANQELRSARGFVQQLGERVQNSAHTEMELAQRIQQLSSDADQVKNVLTVISDIADQTNLLALNAAIEAARAGEHGRGFAVVADEVRTLAERTQKSLVEIHATINVIVQAITDSSEQMNKNSKEVQELSVVAEDVGKKINTTVDIMDIATKLNDKTVTDYINTGSKIEEIVSKIEEINTLSIQNTRSVEEIAGASEHLNSLTEKLNAILNKFRT; translated from the coding sequence ATGCCAGCTTTGAGCATTAAAATTAAAGCCTTGATTGTCTTCATGGTTTCCATTGCCGTCGTGGCATCCATTTCGTTGGGTGTAATCATCTACAAATCATACCAACTCGGGCAAACACAAATGAAAGATGAAGGTGAGCTTATTTTAGATATTAATAAAAATGAACTCAAAGCCTTTACCATTATGGCAGAAAAAGCCATTGGGGCATTTTATGAAGCCTCTTCATCAGAAGCTAACATCGCGCAAAAGATTAAAGCGGATGCAATGATTCTCAAAAAAACATTAGACGACATCTACACCAACAATAAAGATAAACTCTCTAAAGATGAGTTGCGTACCATGCTTTTAGCACTGATTAATGGCTATCGCTATAACAATGATGTAGGTTACTTCTATGCGTATAATTTAGAAGGTATCAATGTCGTTCATCCTATCAACAAAGCACTGGTCGGTAAAAATCTAATCGATATGAAAGATAAAGAAGGAAACTTCGTTATCAAAGATCTTCTCAAAGCAGCAAAAGAAGGAACGGGTGTTACCAAGTTTATTTGGCCTCATCCTGTAACCAAACAAGATGAACCAAAACTCTCTTATAACTTCTACTACGAACCTTTAGATATTGTCATCGGCACGGGAGACTATGCTTCAAGCATTAAAGAGCATTTTCAAAATGAAGCCATTAAGATTCTCAATAAATTGCGCTATACCGATGATGAAGAAGGTTATTTTTATGCCATTAAAAAAAGTAACAACGGTAACTATGAATATGCGTTTCATGCACTCAAGCCTGAAAGAAAAGGTAAAGAGGTCAAACTAACCGATACAGACCCTATGGGACGATTGTTTAGAAAAGAGTTGGTTGAAGGCGCATTAAAAAATCTTAAAGAAGGTACTTTCTTTATCTACAATGCCGAACATCCTATCACCAAAAAAGATGCTCCTAAAATAGCCTATGCAAAATATTTTAAAGAATGGGATTGGACGATTATCTCAGGCACGTATATTGACAACATTGAAGAGCATACGGCAAAACAAGGTCAAAAGATAAGTGCTAATATCAACAGTATGTTATTTGAGACCGTTATAGCAGGGTTTATTGTCGCCCTCATTGCAATAATTGCAATCTATTTTCTCATTACCAATCTTATTGCAAAACCTCTTTTAAACCTTCAAGCAACGGCGCACAATTTAGCAGAAGGCGATGGAGATCTTACCAAACAGCTCGAAATTAAAAACCAAGATGAAATTGGTGGAGCTTCCAACGAGATCAATAACTTTATTGAAAAGGTTCGCGCAACGATTGCACTTGCTAAGGAGACGAGCAGTGAAAATGCTTCCATTGCACATGAACTTTCAACGACAACGCTCCAAGTAGGTAAACGTGTCGAAGACTCTACCACGATTATCCATCAAACCAGCACCATGTCTAATGCTATCAAGCAAGAGATTAGCACTTCTGTTACCAAAGCCAAAGAGTCCAAAGAAGAGATCATCAAAGCCAATCAAGAACTTAGATCTGCACGAGGATTTGTCCAACAGTTAGGAGAACGTGTTCAAAACAGTGCGCACACAGAGATGGAACTAGCGCAGAGAATCCAACAGCTTAGCTCAGATGCGGATCAAGTCAAAAATGTCCTCACGGTCATCAGCGATATTGCCGATCAGACTAACCTTTTAGCGCTCAATGCTGCCATAGAAGCCGCACGTGCGGGTGAACATGGACGAGGTTTTGCCGTTGTTGCCGATGAAGTACGAACATTAGCAGAGCGTACCCAAAAAAGCCTTGTAGAGATTCATGCTACCATCAACGTTATCGTCCAAGCCATTACAGACAGTAGTGAGCAGATGAATAAAAACTCAAAAGAAGTTCAAGAGCTTTCTGTTGTTGCCGAAGATGTTGGTAAAAAAATCAATACGACCGTTGATATTATGGATATTGCGACCAAATTAAACGACAAAACGGTTACGGATTATATTAATACAGGCTCAAAGATCGAAGAAATCGTGAGTAAAATCGAAGAGATCAATACACTTTCAATCCAAAATACAAGAAGTGTAGAAGAGATCGCAGGAGCAAGCGAGCATCTTAACTCGTTAACTGAAAAACTAAACGCGATTTTGAATAAATTTAGAACGTGA